A window of the Deltaproteobacteria bacterium genome harbors these coding sequences:
- a CDS encoding branched-chain amino acid transaminase, producing MLKKAAKIWMDGKLVPWDQANVHVLTHTLHYGLGVFEGIRFYEGANGKSAVFRLKEHIQRLFDSAHIFNMKIPFGKDEIIEACKETIRINSLKKGYIRPIVFLGDGEMGLYATSNPVRVAVAAWEWGTYLGDEGIKNGIRAKVSSFSRPPVNTTMNKAKACGNYINSILAKREAILAGYEEAILLDVDGFVAEASGENVFLVKNGSAKTTPLGSSILQGITRDSVITLLRDNGISISEERFSRDELYLADEVFLTGTAAEITPIREIDNRTIGAGKPGSVTRQVQELFFSVVRGENSKYRAWLDPV from the coding sequence ATGCTCAAAAAAGCGGCTAAAATTTGGATGGATGGCAAACTCGTTCCTTGGGATCAGGCGAATGTTCACGTCTTGACCCATACCCTCCATTATGGTCTCGGCGTTTTTGAGGGAATCCGGTTCTATGAGGGGGCAAACGGAAAATCGGCGGTCTTTCGCCTGAAGGAACATATCCAACGCCTTTTTGATTCGGCCCACATTTTTAATATGAAGATCCCCTTTGGTAAGGACGAGATCATTGAGGCGTGTAAAGAGACGATCCGTATCAATAGCCTTAAGAAAGGATATATCCGTCCCATCGTGTTTCTTGGGGATGGTGAGATGGGGCTTTATGCCACGTCAAATCCAGTGCGTGTGGCAGTAGCGGCGTGGGAGTGGGGAACCTATCTGGGTGACGAGGGGATCAAGAATGGGATCCGGGCAAAGGTCTCTTCATTCAGTCGACCCCCCGTTAATACCACGATGAACAAGGCAAAGGCCTGTGGGAACTATATTAATTCAATCTTGGCAAAAAGAGAGGCGATATTGGCCGGCTATGAAGAGGCGATCCTGCTTGATGTCGATGGATTTGTTGCGGAGGCCTCTGGAGAAAATGTCTTCCTGGTGAAGAATGGTTCTGCCAAGACAACCCCTCTCGGTTCCTCGATTCTTCAGGGAATTACGAGGGATTCCGTCATCACACTTTTGCGAGACAACGGTATTTCTATTTCCGAAGAAAGATTCAGTCGGGATGAACTCTATCTTGCTGACGAGGTTTTTTTAACAGGGACTGCAGCGGAGATCACACCAATTCGGGAGATCGATAACAGGACCATCGGCGCTGGAAAGCCTGGTAGCGTGACACGACAGGTCCAGGAGCTTTTCTTCAGCGTCGTCCGGGGAGAGAATTCGAAATATCGTGCCTGGCTTGATCCCGTCTAA
- a CDS encoding DUF4215 domain-containing protein, producing MISSPRHQFKKWLPCLMFCAISFISPAIFAQAVTINVTTFSDEFDESGTGTGCSLREAVQAANTNAPFGGCTTGGTGQETIQLPIGTYTFTLSGTDITNMAGDLDISSNLILRGEGTITDNTVINANGLDRALQILSGGIVEVNNLTILNSNAGAGLGGSIYNNGTLTLNRVVINGGQSLDGTVQTLNGGLQARGGGGIYNEGTLTITRSTIRHSRASEDGGGLYSVLGSVTITNSTFGENRVNRNGGGIYFSGGTATLLHVTISRNFADNDYTVSRGGEAGGLYVDTGVPVTLTSTLVAGNADFSTSAGVAHDCVGTISSGGGNILRNNAGCSFSSVASDQVGTNAAPVSISMPSTFTNSGGPIPVYYIGVITSPIVDNAVSTSCPATDQRGFNREVGACDVGAVEIVCGDALVNGPREQCDDGNTANGDGCSSTCQNEWTCPNGVLEVTEECDDGNSVDGDGCDSNCRTTRCGNGRRTDGEECDTGGVQTNGCETNCRSSTCGDGILNTLRGEQCDDGNAVNTDACTLGCQNARCGDRIVGPGEECDDANSISGDGCDVNCTETRCGNGVITLAELCDDGALNSNTVAGACATNCLSPTCGDGVVNSNNDEQCDNGVTNSNSQSNACRTTCRNPFCGDGVTDNTSSETCDDGLLNGQAGRCNSSCSGIVPQPAQEPEASPASAGGDTLSGFTPVVAPGVAEVPSGVMPEAPSTSPPRRAARGGGCQLITR from the coding sequence ATGATCTCTTCTCCTAGGCACCAATTCAAAAAATGGCTCCCCTGTCTCATGTTCTGTGCCATCTCATTTATTTCTCCCGCTATCTTCGCACAAGCTGTGACAATTAACGTGACTACCTTTTCAGACGAATTTGATGAAAGTGGAACCGGTACCGGCTGCTCACTCCGAGAGGCGGTCCAGGCGGCCAACACCAACGCCCCCTTCGGTGGTTGCACGACGGGGGGGACAGGCCAAGAGACGATCCAACTGCCGATCGGTACTTACACATTCACCCTCTCTGGAACAGATATTACGAACATGGCCGGAGACCTTGATATTAGCTCCAATCTGATCCTCCGGGGAGAGGGGACCATTACGGATAACACCGTGATCAATGCCAATGGGCTTGATCGGGCCCTCCAGATCCTCTCGGGCGGCATCGTGGAGGTCAATAACCTGACCATTCTGAATAGCAACGCTGGTGCCGGTCTTGGTGGAAGTATTTATAATAACGGGACGCTGACGCTGAACCGCGTTGTCATCAATGGTGGTCAGTCATTGGATGGGACGGTCCAAACCTTGAATGGAGGACTGCAGGCGAGAGGTGGAGGCGGAATTTATAATGAAGGGACACTGACGATCACTCGAAGCACCATTCGACATAGTCGTGCCTCCGAAGATGGGGGTGGACTTTATTCGGTGTTGGGGAGTGTCACCATCACAAACAGCACATTTGGTGAGAATCGGGTGAATCGAAACGGAGGTGGAATTTATTTTTCGGGTGGTACAGCAACGCTCCTCCACGTCACTATAAGTCGTAACTTTGCCGACAATGACTATACCGTGAGTCGGGGTGGGGAGGCCGGCGGCCTGTATGTCGATACGGGAGTCCCGGTGACCCTGACCAGCACGTTGGTTGCGGGTAACGCTGATTTTTCGACTTCCGCTGGTGTTGCCCATGATTGTGTCGGGACGATCTCTTCAGGGGGTGGGAATATCCTCCGCAATAATGCCGGTTGCAGCTTCAGTTCCGTCGCTTCGGACCAGGTGGGGACGAATGCTGCCCCAGTGAGTATCTCCATGCCATCAACTTTTACGAACAGTGGAGGACCGATACCGGTTTATTACATAGGCGTTATCACCAGTCCTATCGTTGATAATGCCGTCTCTACCAGTTGTCCCGCAACAGACCAGCGTGGTTTTAACCGGGAAGTGGGGGCCTGTGATGTGGGGGCGGTGGAGATTGTCTGTGGAGATGCCCTGGTCAATGGACCGCGTGAACAATGCGACGATGGGAATACCGCCAACGGTGATGGTTGTAGCAGTACCTGCCAGAATGAGTGGACCTGCCCGAACGGGGTTCTGGAAGTGACCGAAGAGTGTGACGATGGGAATAGCGTCGATGGAGATGGGTGTGATTCGAATTGCCGGACGACCCGATGCGGTAATGGACGAAGGACCGACGGTGAGGAGTGTGATACAGGTGGTGTCCAGACCAACGGTTGTGAAACGAACTGCCGATCTTCGACCTGTGGTGACGGGATCCTCAATACCCTCCGAGGAGAGCAATGCGACGACGGCAACGCTGTGAATACGGATGCCTGCACCCTTGGCTGCCAAAATGCGCGATGTGGCGACCGCATTGTTGGTCCGGGAGAAGAATGTGACGATGCGAACAGCATTTCTGGCGACGGTTGTGATGTCAACTGTACAGAGACCCGTTGTGGTAATGGTGTGATTACTTTAGCAGAGCTCTGTGATGATGGTGCCTTGAACAGTAACACTGTCGCTGGGGCCTGCGCGACCAATTGCCTGAGCCCCACTTGCGGTGACGGTGTGGTGAATAGCAACAATGACGAACAATGTGACAATGGTGTCACTAATAGCAATTCCCAATCAAATGCTTGCCGGACGACCTGCCGAAACCCCTTCTGTGGTGATGGTGTGACCGATAATACAAGTAGCGAGACCTGTGATGACGGTCTATTGAACGGACAAGCCGGCCGCTGTAACAGTTCCTGCTCCGGTATCGTTCCACAGCCAGCCCAGGAGCCAGAGGCTTCACCAGCCAGTGCAGGGGGGGACACCCTCAGTGGGTTTACCCCGGTTGTTGCCCCTGGAGTGGCAGAGGTACCGTCTGGTGTTATGCCTGAAGCCCCCTCAACCTCTCCTCCGCGACGCGCGGCGAGAGGGGGGGGATGTCAGCTGATCACGCGATAA
- the infA gene encoding translation initiation factor IF-1, translating to MSKDDLVKFEGQIKDATGGGNYMVALENGVTVSTKLCGKMKRFKIRVIVGDKVTVGVSPYDPTHGLILHRHRPGT from the coding sequence TTGTCGAAAGACGATCTCGTTAAGTTTGAGGGTCAGATCAAAGATGCAACCGGCGGTGGGAATTATATGGTCGCCCTCGAGAACGGCGTGACGGTCTCAACAAAACTTTGCGGGAAGATGAAACGCTTTAAAATCCGGGTCATTGTGGGAGACAAGGTTACGGTTGGCGTGTCTCCCTATGATCCGACCCACGGGCTGATTTTACACAGACATCGCCCAGGTACTTAA
- a CDS encoding RNA-binding protein, producing MGKKLYVGNLPYSIRDEELQQLFAPMGTVVSAQVIMDRYSGRSKGFGFVEMSTDEEALRAVSELNGKDHSGRALTVNEARPKEQRDDRDRGGNEGRRGGFGGGGGGGRRGSRGGF from the coding sequence ATGGGTAAGAAACTGTATGTAGGCAATCTGCCTTATTCCATCCGAGACGAGGAGCTCCAACAGCTTTTCGCTCCGATGGGGACTGTCGTTTCCGCACAGGTCATCATGGATCGCTATTCAGGACGGAGCAAGGGCTTCGGTTTTGTCGAGATGTCGACTGACGAAGAGGCCCTTCGCGCTGTTTCTGAGTTGAATGGCAAGGACCATTCAGGTCGTGCCTTGACCGTCAATGAAGCTCGTCCAAAAGAGCAACGTGACGATCGGGATCGTGGTGGTAATGAAGGACGACGTGGCGGTTTTGGTGGTGGTGGTGGCGGCGGACGCCGAGGCTCTCGAGGGGGATTCTAG
- a CDS encoding fibronectin type III domain-containing protein, with the protein MQFNKCSKKSTVVSLGIILLMTMMLRLANAEDFRLPRVSAGDIVSADLLNEVFGTIEDALQRITSTNQVVGSWSCSKYAAESDNYVGDPGASSFDGAFNRSTITLNIVNDGDGTYSWNSSPEIAWISAAGRGGCAPACDRGTGSIGVRDGYLGVTMQENPCLSICSTRFFRQVFSITRRSVTGIDFVKELGTDHGVGLVCDKIDIPPSAPTDLIATASETSVALSWSDNSSNETGFKILRKDSLEGDFEVVTTTAANATSYTNTVPAAGTYWYRIKATNAYGDSFGSNEVSVTIP; encoded by the coding sequence ATGCAGTTCAATAAATGCAGCAAAAAAAGCACGGTGGTCAGCTTGGGAATCATTCTCTTAATGACCATGATGTTACGGTTAGCGAACGCTGAGGACTTTCGTCTGCCACGAGTTTCAGCAGGAGATATCGTTTCAGCGGACCTATTGAATGAGGTTTTTGGGACTATTGAAGATGCCCTTCAGCGGATTACCAGCACCAATCAGGTGGTGGGAAGTTGGAGCTGTTCCAAGTACGCTGCTGAGAGCGATAATTACGTTGGGGATCCCGGTGCTTCATCTTTTGATGGGGCCTTTAATCGGTCTACTATTACCTTGAATATTGTGAACGATGGCGATGGGACATATTCCTGGAATTCATCACCCGAGATCGCATGGATCAGCGCGGCTGGAAGAGGTGGTTGTGCCCCTGCCTGTGATAGGGGTACCGGGAGCATTGGGGTGAGGGATGGCTATCTTGGTGTCACCATGCAAGAAAACCCTTGCTTATCAATCTGTAGCACAAGGTTTTTTAGACAGGTCTTTAGTATCACACGAAGGTCTGTAACGGGTATTGATTTTGTGAAAGAACTAGGGACCGATCATGGCGTTGGCCTTGTTTGCGACAAAATCGACATTCCGCCATCTGCTCCAACAGACTTGATAGCTACAGCGAGTGAAACCAGTGTCGCTTTATCCTGGTCAGATAACAGCAGTAATGAGACCGGTTTCAAAATCCTTCGAAAAGACAGTTTGGAAGGTGATTTTGAAGTGGTGACGACGACAGCAGCGAATGCGACATCCTACACGAACACCGTCCCGGCTGCAGGTACTTACTGGTATCGGATTAAGGCAACCAATGCATATGGCGACTCATTTGGAAGTAATGAGGTCTCTGTCACGATACCGTAA
- the mtnA gene encoding S-methyl-5-thioribose-1-phosphate isomerase has protein sequence MKFKTIEWKDNKVILIDQRKLPLEETYVECSDYMQVADAIRNMTVRGAPAIGVTAAMGVALGAMGVDARDYQSFCGKMEGILTTLLKTRPTAVNLKWAVEKMRRVMVKNPTLSVSELKERLKQEAIRICEEDIEMCRQIGEHGATLIPANQTILTHCNAGALATAGQGTALSLFYAAWDQGKRFEVFADETRPFLQGSRLTAWELAKNGIPVTLITDNMSAYFMRQKKIQAVVVGADRIAANGDVANKIGTYGVAVLARQHDIPFYVAAPTSTIDLETPTGQEIPIEERSADEVTRFYRQQVAPEGIKVRNPVFDVTPHELITAIVTEKGILREPYSENLRKIIA, from the coding sequence ATGAAATTCAAAACCATTGAGTGGAAAGACAATAAGGTGATCCTGATCGATCAGCGAAAGCTGCCGCTTGAGGAGACCTATGTCGAATGTTCCGATTACATGCAGGTGGCCGATGCGATCCGGAACATGACCGTTCGGGGGGCACCGGCGATCGGCGTCACGGCGGCGATGGGGGTTGCGTTGGGGGCGATGGGGGTCGATGCAAGGGATTACCAATCCTTTTGCGGCAAAATGGAGGGGATCCTCACGACATTGCTGAAGACACGTCCCACCGCTGTCAATCTGAAGTGGGCCGTGGAAAAGATGAGACGGGTGATGGTCAAGAATCCGACCCTTTCCGTCTCAGAACTCAAGGAGAGGCTCAAACAAGAGGCGATTCGAATCTGTGAGGAAGATATCGAGATGTGTCGCCAGATTGGAGAGCATGGGGCCACATTGATCCCGGCAAACCAGACGATTTTAACCCATTGTAATGCAGGTGCCTTAGCAACAGCAGGACAGGGGACAGCGCTCAGTCTCTTCTATGCTGCTTGGGATCAAGGAAAACGGTTTGAGGTTTTTGCCGACGAGACCCGTCCCTTTCTTCAGGGCTCGCGACTGACCGCCTGGGAGCTTGCGAAAAATGGGATCCCGGTGACACTGATTACGGATAATATGTCTGCCTACTTCATGAGACAGAAAAAGATCCAAGCGGTCGTTGTCGGGGCCGATCGGATCGCTGCGAATGGGGACGTGGCCAACAAGATCGGGACCTACGGCGTCGCTGTCCTCGCGAGACAACATGATATCCCTTTTTATGTGGCAGCACCGACCTCAACAATCGACCTCGAGACACCAACGGGTCAGGAGATACCGATTGAGGAGAGGTCCGCCGATGAGGTGACGCGGTTTTACCGTCAACAGGTCGCCCCGGAAGGGATCAAGGTCAGGAATCCGGTTTTTGACGTGACTCCCCATGAGTTGATAACAGCGATTGTGACAGAGAAGGGGATCCTGCGAGAACCCTACAGCGAAAATCTCAGAAAAATTATCGCGTGA
- a CDS encoding TIGR02147 family protein: MEEKPLEKKPNIYEYNNYRAYLLDFYRFHKEKSTHGFSFRIFSKRARLRSPNYLQLIMEGRRNLSSKMIPRFAEALKLENRQKEFFGNLVKFTQAETASEKDLYFKALLRFREYRETTRIRTEQYAYFSNWYYVAIREMVALKDFQEDPKVIAASLYPPVTEEQVKEAIRVLLQIGLLVRDERGKLKHSETHLTTDEAVKTISVYKFHQQMISRGLEALNYPEEERFISSITLPLPRQQFPFIKTKVFQFLKEIQSWSAALERASEEIYQLNFQLFGLTKMKTVKEEK, encoded by the coding sequence GTGGAAGAAAAACCTTTAGAAAAGAAACCGAATATCTACGAATACAATAATTATCGAGCTTATCTTTTGGATTTCTACCGCTTTCATAAAGAGAAATCGACACATGGTTTTTCATTCCGCATTTTTTCCAAACGGGCACGATTGAGATCACCGAACTACCTTCAATTAATCATGGAAGGGAGGAGAAATCTCTCTTCGAAGATGATTCCGAGGTTCGCCGAGGCGCTTAAATTGGAAAATCGTCAGAAGGAATTTTTTGGAAATCTTGTAAAATTTACGCAGGCGGAAACCGCAAGTGAAAAAGACCTCTATTTCAAGGCGCTTCTCCGTTTCCGTGAGTATCGTGAGACAACTCGGATTCGAACGGAACAGTACGCCTATTTCTCAAATTGGTATTACGTCGCTATTCGGGAAATGGTTGCCCTAAAAGATTTTCAGGAAGATCCGAAAGTGATCGCCGCCTCCCTTTATCCGCCGGTTACCGAAGAGCAGGTGAAGGAGGCGATTCGGGTCCTTTTACAAATCGGTCTGCTCGTCCGCGATGAAAGGGGAAAATTAAAACACTCTGAAACTCATCTGACTACGGATGAGGCGGTCAAGACGATCTCGGTTTATAAATTTCATCAGCAGATGATCTCGAGGGGACTGGAGGCGCTCAATTATCCGGAGGAGGAACGATTCATCTCCTCGATTACACTCCCTCTGCCAAGGCAGCAGTTTCCCTTCATTAAAACGAAGGTTTTCCAGTTTCTGAAAGAGATCCAAAGTTGGTCAGCGGCCTTGGAAAGGGCCTCGGAGGAGATCTATCAACTAAATTTCCAGCTCTTCGGTCTCACGAAGATGAAGACAGTGAAGGAGGAAAAATGA
- the uvrC gene encoding excinuclease ABC subunit UvrC gives MNLKEKSSHFPTSPGVYLMKDDRGGILYIGKANDLKKRISSYFGKTKENRHQIQFLMRRVQDLDHIVTENEKEALLLENTLIKKHHPKYNIQLRDDKSYLSLKLSTKDKFPRLYVTRQIKKDGSLYFGPYSSAAACRETVDFIERHFRLRTCSDQELTNRIRPCLQYQIHRCDAPCVGYISEEIYKRTVEQVKLFLQGRKQDLLKEVEQEMAKLSEREEFEKAAKARDLIRSIKETLEKQSVARHRWIDQDAIGFYREGERITFCVVEIREGKVWESRLYHLKNYQEEPVVLEEFLNQYYGEGRLIPDEILLPSDLENKGPLLEVLQERRGKACSLLSPQMGDRRDLIRLAFKNAEEGFRHREAKQEEIGEILDHLQSVLHLQNLPRRIECFDISNIGGTLAVGSLVSFLQGEPFKEGYRRFRIKTVLGPDDFSMMKEVLKRRLIRSEKEGDKGEKWERPDMILIDGGKGQLNSVIEVMSELNITGIDIAALAKARPDESSDKVYLPGRKNPVRLKPQSSLLHLLMRIRDEAHRFAITYHKKLRQKQFLSK, from the coding sequence GTGAATCTTAAAGAGAAGTCCTCTCATTTTCCCACCTCTCCTGGGGTCTATTTAATGAAGGATGACCGGGGAGGTATCCTCTATATTGGCAAGGCCAATGATCTCAAAAAGAGGATTAGCAGCTACTTTGGGAAGACAAAGGAAAACCGGCATCAGATCCAATTCCTCATGAGGCGTGTCCAAGACCTCGACCACATCGTTACCGAAAATGAAAAAGAAGCGCTCCTTTTGGAGAATACGCTTATCAAAAAACACCACCCTAAATACAACATCCAGCTTCGAGACGACAAAAGCTATTTAAGCCTTAAGCTCTCAACAAAGGACAAATTCCCCCGCCTCTATGTCACCCGCCAGATCAAAAAAGATGGTTCCCTTTATTTTGGCCCTTACTCATCGGCTGCTGCTTGCCGTGAAACGGTTGATTTTATTGAGCGACATTTTCGGCTCCGGACCTGTTCAGACCAGGAGTTGACGAACCGTATTCGCCCCTGCCTCCAGTACCAGATCCATCGATGCGATGCCCCCTGTGTCGGCTATATCTCGGAAGAGATTTATAAAAGGACAGTCGAACAGGTAAAACTTTTTCTCCAGGGTCGAAAGCAGGACCTCCTAAAAGAAGTCGAACAAGAGATGGCCAAGCTTTCAGAACGGGAGGAGTTTGAAAAGGCGGCGAAGGCTCGCGACCTGATCCGGTCTATAAAGGAAACTCTCGAAAAACAGTCTGTCGCACGGCATCGGTGGATTGACCAGGATGCCATTGGGTTCTACCGTGAAGGGGAGCGGATCACTTTTTGTGTTGTGGAGATCCGAGAGGGGAAGGTCTGGGAATCTCGACTTTACCATCTCAAGAATTATCAGGAAGAGCCTGTGGTACTCGAGGAATTTCTGAATCAATACTATGGAGAAGGGCGTCTCATCCCGGATGAAATTCTCTTGCCCTCCGATTTGGAAAATAAAGGGCCTCTTCTTGAGGTTCTTCAGGAACGTCGTGGGAAGGCTTGTTCTCTCCTCTCTCCCCAAATGGGTGATCGGAGGGATCTGATCCGGCTTGCCTTCAAGAATGCAGAGGAGGGGTTTCGTCACCGGGAGGCGAAACAGGAAGAGATCGGGGAAATCTTGGACCACCTCCAGTCGGTTCTGCACCTCCAGAATCTTCCACGACGGATCGAGTGTTTTGATATCTCAAATATCGGAGGAACCCTGGCAGTCGGGTCTCTTGTCAGTTTTCTTCAAGGAGAACCTTTCAAAGAAGGGTACCGCCGATTCCGTATCAAAACAGTGCTGGGACCCGATGATTTTTCGATGATGAAAGAGGTTTTGAAAAGACGACTGATCCGAAGCGAAAAAGAGGGGGATAAGGGAGAAAAATGGGAAAGACCCGACATGATCCTGATCGACGGTGGCAAAGGACAACTGAACTCTGTTATCGAAGTCATGTCTGAACTCAATATTACGGGAATTGATATTGCCGCGCTGGCAAAGGCCCGACCCGACGAGTCAAGCGACAAGGTCTACCTTCCAGGGAGAAAAAATCCGGTCCGATTAAAACCCCAATCGAGCCTTCTTCATCTCCTCATGCGGATCCGTGATGAGGCGCATCGCTTCGCGATTACCTACCATAAGAAGCTTCGACAAAAACAGTTTCTGTCAAAATAA
- a CDS encoding LysE family transporter, with amino-acid sequence MILYFKSFLLGFLVALPVGPIAILILQRSLQIGWLAGIASGIGAALADGLFAFLAGLGLTALLEEIGGSHPFVGGFGGIVLVLVGLKLFFQKPPALQTEEVLSERYLHHYLWDTLSVFLLTLTNPMTIIAFAALFAGSNLIPLDPRKIDYFRICLGVFSGSLVWWVILVILSHPIKRNLSPLRIHRLLEIVGVILIFLGGVSSLPRLGTLVNKIPILNKFF; translated from the coding sequence ATGATTCTTTATTTTAAATCATTCCTGTTAGGTTTTCTGGTGGCTTTGCCTGTCGGGCCGATTGCGATCCTGATCCTGCAACGCTCCCTTCAGATCGGTTGGTTAGCCGGGATTGCGAGCGGGATCGGCGCCGCCTTGGCCGATGGCCTTTTTGCCTTCTTGGCCGGCCTCGGATTGACGGCCCTGCTTGAGGAGATTGGTGGCTCTCATCCCTTTGTCGGAGGATTCGGTGGCATTGTGCTTGTCCTCGTCGGCCTCAAACTTTTTTTTCAAAAACCGCCCGCGCTTCAGACCGAAGAGGTCCTTTCAGAGCGCTACCTCCATCACTATCTGTGGGATACCCTCTCTGTTTTCCTTTTAACACTGACGAATCCGATGACGATCATTGCGTTTGCCGCGCTCTTTGCCGGTTCCAATCTGATTCCACTGGATCCTCGAAAGATCGATTATTTCCGGATCTGTCTCGGGGTTTTTTCCGGTTCCCTCGTCTGGTGGGTGATCTTAGTTATCCTTTCCCATCCGATCAAAAGAAACCTTTCTCCTTTGAGAATTCATCGCCTCCTCGAGATTGTGGGGGTGATCCTGATCTTCCTAGGCGGAGTGTCGTCCTTGCCGAGACTTGGAACATTGGTCAATAAGATCCCGATTCTCAACAAGTTTTTTTGA
- the gatB gene encoding Asp-tRNA(Asn)/Glu-tRNA(Gln) amidotransferase subunit GatB: MNYEPVIGLEVHAQLLTRTKLFCSCSTQFGNEPNANTCPVCFGLPGVLPVLNRRVVEFAIRAGLATNCQITRKNIFARKNYFYPDLPKGYQISQYENPICTKGWIDIEVKGEKRRIGLTRIHMEEDAGKLLHEHPVSRSKAASWVDLNRAGVPLLEIVSEPDIRLPEEGVVYLKELRRILMYLDVCDGNMEEGSLRCDANISIRPVGTKKFGTKVEIKNMNSFRHIEKALYYEIKRQTEVLKGGGTTAQETRLWDPEREVSESMRSKEEAHDYRYFPDPDLLPVEIDERWIEKIQSNLPELPQKKRDRFIKQFQLSPAQAEVLIETGEIASFFEQMLQKYPDSKKLANWIINSPFPVTKLNPDHLTKVLTLVDAGTLSSNMAKEVLQKVYETGRPPEEVIEKEGLTQVSDTAALEAAINEAISENPKEVERFRGGEEKLFAFFLGQVMKKTKGKANPKIVADLLRKKIGR; this comes from the coding sequence ATGAACTACGAACCGGTCATTGGACTTGAGGTCCACGCCCAACTCTTGACGCGCACCAAGCTCTTCTGCAGCTGTTCGACTCAATTTGGCAATGAACCCAACGCGAATACCTGCCCGGTCTGCTTTGGCCTCCCCGGCGTCCTGCCGGTCCTGAATCGGCGTGTCGTTGAGTTCGCGATCCGTGCGGGACTTGCGACAAATTGTCAGATCACGCGAAAAAACATCTTCGCGAGGAAGAACTATTTTTATCCCGATCTCCCGAAGGGGTACCAGATTTCACAATATGAGAACCCGATTTGCACAAAGGGCTGGATTGATATTGAAGTCAAGGGAGAGAAGAGACGCATTGGACTCACCCGAATCCATATGGAGGAGGATGCCGGAAAACTCTTGCATGAACACCCAGTCTCCCGATCGAAGGCGGCATCATGGGTTGATCTGAATCGTGCCGGTGTCCCCCTTCTGGAGATTGTTTCCGAGCCCGATATCCGGTTGCCGGAGGAAGGGGTTGTCTATCTGAAAGAGCTTCGGAGGATCCTCATGTATCTCGACGTCTGCGATGGGAACATGGAGGAGGGGTCGCTTCGCTGTGATGCAAATATCTCGATCCGGCCAGTGGGGACCAAGAAGTTTGGGACCAAGGTAGAGATCAAGAACATGAATTCCTTTCGCCATATCGAAAAGGCCCTCTACTATGAAATCAAGAGGCAGACGGAAGTCTTGAAGGGAGGGGGAACCACTGCCCAGGAGACACGGCTTTGGGATCCGGAACGTGAGGTTTCAGAATCGATGAGGTCAAAGGAAGAGGCACATGACTATCGCTATTTCCCCGACCCTGATCTCCTCCCTGTCGAAATCGACGAGAGATGGATCGAAAAGATTCAAAGCAATCTGCCGGAGCTCCCTCAAAAAAAACGCGACCGATTTATCAAACAGTTCCAACTCTCACCAGCGCAGGCGGAGGTCTTGATTGAGACCGGCGAAATCGCTTCGTTCTTTGAGCAGATGCTACAAAAATATCCTGACTCGAAGAAGCTTGCCAATTGGATCATCAATAGCCCCTTCCCCGTCACTAAACTTAATCCAGACCATTTAACCAAGGTGCTAACTCTTGTGGATGCCGGAACCCTTTCTTCAAACATGGCGAAGGAGGTCCTCCAGAAGGTTTATGAAACAGGGCGTCCCCCCGAGGAGGTTATTGAGAAAGAGGGGTTAACACAGGTTTCGGATACAGCGGCTCTTGAGGCGGCTATTAATGAGGCCATTTCCGAAAATCCAAAAGAGGTTGAAAGGTTTCGGGGTGGAGAAGAAAAGCTTTTTGCCTTCTTTCTGGGTCAGGTGATGAAAAAGACCAAAGGGAAGGCGAACCCAAAGATCGTCGCTGATCTCTTGCGGAAAAAGATCGGCAGATGA
- a CDS encoding PilZ domain-containing protein has protein sequence MPDTDQRRHARLDIALSVNYVIQKPGGDLSEIAESKSADISAGGIRLMTPHLLENGTLLNLEIQLLDEEDQEPIRAQGEIVWQNKLSDHCFETGAIIRDMDEKDKERFMTFIYNQMSRLVETNGTPSRYLH, from the coding sequence ATGCCCGATACTGACCAACGCCGTCATGCCCGCCTCGATATCGCACTTTCAGTCAATTATGTCATCCAGAAGCCGGGCGGCGATCTGAGTGAGATCGCCGAGTCAAAAAGCGCAGATATCAGTGCCGGGGGTATTCGCTTGATGACCCCCCATCTACTTGAAAATGGGACACTTTTAAACCTCGAAATCCAACTCCTTGACGAAGAGGACCAGGAACCGATCCGTGCCCAGGGGGAGATCGTCTGGCAAAACAAGCTTTCGGATCATTGCTTCGAAACCGGTGCGATTATTCGGGATATGGATGAAAAAGACAAAGAACGCTTCATGACCTTTATCTACAATCAGATGTCCCGCCTTGTGGAGACGAATGGCACGCCTAGTCGCTACTTGCATTAG